The nucleotide window TGTAATTTTCTACACTAGTTTGTAATCTATTGACTACTATTGAGTTCTAAGCGGTTCAAAACCGTAATTCATATGTCCAATCTATATCATTCAATACAAACCAATTAAATTAGTGGTAGCAGCAGTACATAAAGTATTTCACGTATGAGAGATGGCAGCACCTGTTCAGTTTACCAAAATGAAAAaagaagcattttttttttcacacaaTAACTATACCcaaatatgataaaatgtattaattccCTACTTTAATAAATTGCCATACACACTAGAGTAAATAACCAATGTTTGTTGATAATAAAGATTCGTAAACAGACTCAGTCTAGTTAACGATGATACAAATAGAGAGCCACATGCTTTCCtctaaagatttttatttaattaaggagAGGCTCATTAGTGTCCTCTatatcttaattgaaaaaatgTCACGTTGTTTTCATGTTCACTGTCTAAAATTAACTATTGATTATTTGTAGGGTTGGAAACTcaagtaaaaaatttaaaatatttacactattcaaatcataattttatacacatattattatatgcctctgcaaatatacaattaataatgGTAAGACTTATTATAGGAAATTGATTGTGCTGTTGGATGCAATCATAACAAACAGTTGCTCTTACTTCATAGTTATAGTGGAATATAAAACATCTCACTGAACCCATTGtatttgataaataacaaaatatcatataatatttatggtgAAATAACTTAATCAGGCcattacaacaacaaaaaatataaaaaagaatatcaaTACACCAAATACTTTAAACATCAATGCTCTGTTGCCAGTAACACTTtggaaatatttcataatttctcGGTGACCTGCTTCCACATTCATCTCAGCTTCTTGAATATTTGCATCGATCCTTCCTATAGCTTCATCTTGCTCCTTCACCATGTGTGCTAGTTGCTGGAATATTCCTCCTAACTCAACAATGGTACTTTCTATGTTGTGCATAGTTTCAGCTCGTTGTTGCACATAACTGTCCGAGTCATCTCTTAAAGCCAGCTGTTGCATTTGCATGTTAGGGGCATCACCCAAATCAATACTGACATCATCTTGCTGCAGTAATGATGGCACTTCTTTGACCAAAGGTGCCACTCTAGAGAATTGCTCACGTCTACTGTTTTGATGTTTTAAGTTTTCCGATCTTACTTCAAGAACCTTTAGAAGAAAACATTgaaattgttaaaacaaaaaaaaatacatatatcagAAAGAACATTTTAGCAATAACAGACCAGCAGAGTGCATCTTTTGTCACATGTTTAACTCATATAAGTCTTTGGTTTATAGGTTTACAACCTTAAGTTAATAGCTAGACTAAAAAATTTATACCTGCTTAAATTGGTTGCTCATTGATGCCAGACGAGATTGCAATGCTAGCACAACACTTGAGGAATGACTGTGCATACTGCGGCGGCCCCTAGGCATTTCACCCAGCCTAGCAATCTGCTGATTTAAGGAGCTCAAGTCTCcttttattatgtaagtcaATTCTTGTATCTCAGTGGGGCGATCATCAAATAAAGACTTCTTTTTGGCAACTGTAATAATATTCCAttaaatagcaaaatatatgaagacttacaatatatatataactaagTAATGACAGCTGATACTCACGCATGGCCAATTTTTCAAGTTTCGCATATgtacttgtaatatttttgcttattacTTTAGCCATACTCATAAATTTTGAGTATGTTTCAAGCATCTGCGCTTTTCGCTCATCTCTGACAACAGGCCTCGCCAGAGTCCTGCCTTGAAGACTTCGTACAGCAGATATAAATTCATTGGTTCTGTCTCTAGCAGCCATCACTGGCTCAAACACAAACTCTTCAAGGATATCAAAAGTTATATTATCCGATTCTGTGCAGTACGTCGGCTGCGCCTGGTCTTGTGCCTTGGCAAATGGATTAAAGATAGAAGAATTGTTATTTGATTGACCTCCCTTCTTATCTAATTTGCTATATGATTCGAAATCGTCCTTTAGAGGTGTTCGCTCTGTCACACCTCCAATATTTCGCCGACGAGGGAGCATCGCATTCTTTAATATTTCCAGTAAGATATAAGTAATTATCTATTGGCAATATTCTTGCTTATATACCAATTCACAGAACCaagaataataacaaacacTGGTTTTTGATGTAAATCactaaataaattgtgattACAATTTCCACAAAGACAAGTACTTTTTGACAGACAGCTGTTTTGTACTATATAGTGACGTGTCATTATTTCTTATGTGGCAATATCGCTTAATCTTAGCAATACCGGTAGGTGATAccataaacagttttatttagaTACCTAGGCCGGGAGCAAGGACATTGTTCCTTTAAGATTTTAGAACTTTGAACTTTAGTCATTGCTGTTAGATTAGGAATGTGGGTGCGTATCATATCTTCCTAATCTACCCACACTTACCTTCGGTTAAGGCAATCCAGGTGCGGCCTCAAATGGAGAATCTTAAAGTACCTCCTCTTACCTTAATGTTCTTTAATACTTAAGGTAGATGCTTGCTTGGTAACAGCAACATTTGCTGTTACCAAGTTTATGGCAAACTACTAAACTCAACATTTCGTGAAGTATTGGAAGCCCTAATGGCTTCCAATACTTCACCAAATTCTTTGTCTCTGCAATTTTATTGCGGGTTTAGTATAGTAATTTTGAATCTTAGGAATTTGGACTATTGTAAAAGTGgattaatttttcaattaacagaaaaaaaatgttgtagctttaattattttgtcagCATTTAACTTAAAAGATAACGAACGAAGGAATTAAACTCATTCAAATGCCAATACCGTAGACAATGTTCCATTAATCTGTCAGTCAGTGTCACTGTCAAATCAActgacaataatattatattgagtaCGATTTGTACTAGGATAAACATTGAGGTTTAAAATCTATATCACATTTCCAAACCTATAGTTTTGCCATTGGTTTTAGTCAAGAATACAACTACAACAAAAATGTACTATCTACACATGTTATGAAGAGACTAAGCCATTACCTTTAGTCACAATTTGCTGTTACTCATTATGGTTCGGCGTTATCATGAGATAATACATGTTTTATCT belongs to Anticarsia gemmatalis isolate Benzon Research Colony breed Stoneville strain chromosome 9, ilAntGemm2 primary, whole genome shotgun sequence and includes:
- the Syx5 gene encoding syntaxin 5 is translated as MLPRRRNIGGVTERTPLKDDFESYSKLDKKGGQSNNNSSIFNPFAKAQDQAQPTYCTESDNITFDILEEFVFEPVMAARDRTNEFISAVRSLQGRTLARPVVRDERKAQMLETYSKFMSMAKVISKNITSTYAKLEKLAMLAKKKSLFDDRPTEIQELTYIIKGDLSSLNQQIARLGEMPRGRRSMHSHSSSVVLALQSRLASMSNQFKQVLEVRSENLKHQNSRREQFSRVAPLVKEVPSLLQQDDVSIDLGDAPNMQMQQLALRDDSDSYVQQRAETMHNIESTIVELGGIFQQLAHMVKEQDEAIGRIDANIQEAEMNVEAGHREIMKYFQSVTGNRALMFKVFGVLIFFFIFFVVVMA